One Variibacter gotjawalensis genomic window, TACTACTCACTCTCGCGTTTGAGAGCGGTTATTTCCTAGTGATCGACATTCAATTGATGCCGCTGATGGGCGTGACGGACTATCTGCGAAACGCTGCGCCGCTATTTTTATTTGCAATGGTGGTTTTGGCATTCTCGCCAATGCTCTTCGAACTCATCCGCCGTAGCAAGTTGGAAGCTGCCAACGAAGGCAACCAGTCGCCGCCACCCCGCTGGGTTTTCAACGAGCGTGGCGAATACACTTGGCGAGGTCGTGCACTAATTGCGCTCATCCCAATCGCGCTCGCCACTCTTATCGCATGGGCTATCTCGGCTGTGGCACTCCTTGTCATAGCAGTTCCAGTATTTATGGCTTTTAACGTCACCGACAAAAAGAGCTGGGGTCCATTCACGGCTACGCTGGTAGTCTCATTGGCACTCGGCGTTGCGTTTGCATTCGGCGCAGCCACAGCCATCAAGAACATGAAGGGTGGCTCTCCGATCGAAGTCACGAGCGCGGATGACAAAACCGGCAAACCCGAGACCGTGCTGCTCCTCAAGATTCTGGACAAAGGACTGCTCGTCGCCCGCATTCCGAATAGGGAAATAGAGTTTCGAAAATGGGAGTCGATAGGAAAAGTGCTCACCAGATCAACTTGGCCATTCTGAATGGCAGTAACATACTCGCCTTCGCCCACCACCCCTCGTTGTCATCCACTCCACCACCCCAACCCCACCGGGAACCCGTGTTTCCGCGGCGCGAAACTTTCGCCTTTGACGCGCACGGAAAATTGATTTACCTTATATATTGCGACTACGTTTTTGGTTTGCCTTGCTCGCTCCCGGTGTGGGTTGCGCCCTCAAGACCTCCAAAACTCGGATGTCCAAGGCCGCGCCTCGGCGCGGTGCATAAGCGAAGCAACACCAGGAGACTACAGAAGTGGCTACCGGCAAAGTGAAATGGTTCAACCCGACCAAAGGTTATGGGTTTATTCAGCCGTCGGACGGCAGCCGTGACGTGTTCGTGCACATTTCGGCAGTCGAGCGCGCTGGCCTCTCGTCGTTGAACGAAGGGCAGACGGTCGAATTCGAGCTCGTCGCAAACCGCGGCAAGCAGGCGGCCGAGAACCTCAAGGTCAAGTAAGGCCCCACCCGAGTTTGATGATTGCGGCGCTCCGCGCCCGATCGTTGCTGCTCGGAAGAAGTCGCACCGAAAACGAAAAAGGCACCGCCACCGCGGTGCCTTTTTTGTTGTGACGTGAAGCGCCCGATCAAGCCGCCGACGGCGCCGGCATCGCGGCGGGTGCCGACCGAGACGCTGCTCGGCGCGAGGCCAGCACCTTGATGCCGTACGCAACCCCTGCCCCGACGATCAGCACGATGATCGCGGTGAGCGGGCGATAGAAGAACCATGCGAACGCGATCACGATCGGCGCGACAATCGCGGTGAGCAGCAGCGCGACAAGGCCTGTGCCTGCGCCGATGATGCTGCCGATGAACGGCACCACATCGCCGAGAACCGCGAGCGGCCGCAGGATCAGCATGAAGCCGATCAGTAAGCCGAGCGTGCCGAGCGTGCGCACCAGCCAGGTGATCAGCGTGTTGAGCTGCTCGGCCGCCTTGAACATCTCGGCCGCCGATTTCTGCCCCGCGGTAGCCATCAGCAGGCGGTCGCCCGCCTTCGCCTGATAGCTCGTGAAGCCGCCGCCGCTCTGCTGGCCGACGACGCTGATGTCGGACGGACGCGCGATCGTGTAGGTGACGCGCATGTCGCCGACGCGCGGGTTCGACGGGTCGGCACCGAGATAGATGCGCTCCGCCGTCACGCTGCCGAGTTCTTTCAGCCGCGCGCGCACGTCGGTGACGAGCTGGCCGTCGAGCACGAGCGCATCGCTCGCGCTGATCTGGCGCAGCACCTGATCGCCCGCCTTGAAGGCGCCGACCGTCGCGTCGGTCGCGACGATGTCGCGCTCCTTGTGGCGCATCTCGGGATTGCGATGGCCGTCCGCCTGCCGGAAGCGGCTGGAATCGACCGGCCGATTGTCCCAGTCGCGCTTGTAGCTGTAGGTCGTCACGGTTTCTTCGGAGCCGCCGAGATTTTTCCGCTTCTCCTCGCGCTTCTCTTCCTTCCACTGATACATCTCGACGTGGCGGATGAGGCGCAGCCCCATGACGGAGACGCCGAATTCGGGGTCGGCGAGCGGCGCGGTGGTCTTTACCGGGCCCGTCACGTGGATGAGTTTGCCGTCGTTCGACGGGTCGACGCGGTTCGACTCGACCGAGACGACGGCGCTGCCGCCTTCCGCCAGCGAGCGCGCGGTCTGCACGGCGCGGCCTTCGTTCCAGAACAGCCCGCCGATGCCGAGCGCGAGCAGAACGAAACCGATCCCGATTCCGACGATGGCTTCCTTGATGCGCTCGAACCACGATTTCGTGGTCGTCTCCGTAAAACTGTCGCCCGAATTTTCCGAGTAACTGTTGCTGATGTCGCTGAAAGTTTCGTCGCGCGCATCGGACATTCTTATATTTCCCCTCATTCGCGTCTTATCGAGACTCGCCACGCGGAATCGCATCGCAGCGGCGATTGCGGCCAAAAAGCATCCGGTTGTTTCAGGTCAATGTCGTCGCATGTTGCAGCGACGAAACATTATGGGTGTTAGGGACGATTGCACGTCCGCAGGAATCGCGAGCGCTTGAAGAAGCGCAGCTTCTGCGCATCGGCCTCGCGGCGGCACTCGATGCGTTTCGCGCGGCGCGCGGCTCGCGCGGCGGCGCGATCCTCGCGCGCGGCAGCAACAGCGTCGCCCGCAATATTGGGCACAAAGCCGGAGCCGAATGTCAGCCCGATGCCGAGCGCCGTAGCCGCGATAGCCAAACCGACGGGTTTCATTCTTCTTCTCCCTCTTGAAGGAGCCTCGCCGTACTGTTCCCGGCCGTCAATATTGTCGCGCGGCGCGGCGAATTTGCGGCGAACTATCTTGTGGGAAGATCGCCGGCCGCCCAGCCCGCCGCAACACCATCTGCGAAACTCGCAAATGCTTTAGCCGCGATTGCGGCGCGCGCGCCCGCCATCAGCTCTTGGTAATACGCGATGTTGATCGTGGTGAGCAGGATCGCGCCGAGCATCTCGTTGGTTTTGGTCAGGTGGTGCAGATAGGCGCGGCTGTACGTGCGCGCCGCAGCGCACGGACTTTCCTCGTCGAACGGACGCGGGTCGTCCGCATGCCGCGCATTCTTCAGGTTGATCGGACCGAAGCGCGAGAAGGCCAAGCCGTGCCGGCCGTTCCGCGTCGGCATCACGCAGTCGAACATATCGATGCCGCGCGCAACAGCTTTCAGGAGATCGTCCGGCGTGCCGACGCCCATCAGGTAGCGCGGCTTGTCGGCCGGCAGCAGCGGTGCCACCACCTCGAGCATGCGCAGCATCACCTCTTGCGGCTCGCCGACCGCAAGGCCGCCGATCGCGTAGCCCGGGAAATCCATCGCGTTGAGTTCGCGCGCACTCTCCTCGCGCAGCGCCACATCGTCGCCGCCCTGCACGATCGCGAACAGCGAACGCCCATCGCGGACCGGCGCGAACGCGCGCTGGCAGCGCTCCGCCCAGCGGAGCGAGAGCCGCATCGCCTTCTCGACTTCGGCGCGCTCGGCCGGCAGCCGCACGCATTCGTCGAGCTGCATGACGATGTCGGAGCCGAGGAGTGTTTGGATTTCGATTGCGCGCTCGGGTGTCAGCACATGCGTCGAGCCGTCGATGTGCGAGCGGAACGTCACGGCATTCTCGTCGATCTTGCGCATCGCCGAGAGGCTCATGACCTGGAAGCCGCCCGAGTCCGTGAGGATCACGTGCGGCCAGTTCATGAACTTATGCAGCCCGCCGAGCGCCGCGACACGCTCCGCGCCGGGCCGCAGCATCAGGTGATACGTGTTCCCGAGTACGACGTCCGCACCGGTTTCGCGCACGGCCTCCGGGTGCATGCCCTTTACGGTCGCCTGCGTGCCCACCGGCATGAAGGCCGGCGTGCGGATGATGCCGTGCGGCGTCGCGACCTCGCCGGTCCGCGCCGCGCCGTCGGTTGCGTTGAGTTTGTAGATCTTCATCGGTGCAGCAGACATGCGTCACCGTACGAATAAAAGCGATAGCCGTCTTTGATCGCATGCGCGTAGGCGCGCTGCATCACGTCGAGCCCCGAGAAAGCCGCGACCAGCATGAACAGCGTCGAACGCGGGAGGTGGAAGTTGGTCAGCATCAGATCGGCAACACGGAAGCGATAGCCCGGCGTAATGAAGATCGCGGTGTCGCCAGCGAACGGCGCCAGCGTCCCGTCTTCGCTCGCCGCGCTTTCGAGCAGGCGCAACGCCGTCGAACCGACGGCCAGCACCCGCCCGCCCCTTGCCTTCACGGCATTCAGCGCCTCCGCGACTTCGGCACTCACGGTGCCGAACTCCGCATGCATCGCGTGGTCTTCGATATCGTCCGCCTTCACGGGCAGGAATGTCCCGGCCCCGACATGCAGCGTCACGAAATGCACCGACACACCGGCATCGCGCAAACGCTCGACCAGCGCAGGTGTGAAATGCAGCGCTGCTGTCGGCGCCGCGACGGAGCCTTCCTCGCGCGCGAACATGGTCTGGTAGTCGTCGCGGTCGCGCTCGTCCGCCGGACGCTTCGACGCGATGTATGGCGGCAGCGGCATCGCGCCGCGCTCGGCGATCGCCTGATCCAGCACCGCGCCGTGAAATTGAAACGCGAAGGTCACTTCGCCGTTGTCGCCTTTCGCCTCCACGGTCGCATCGAGAGACCCAAGAAAGCAGACGCGACCTTCGTCGCCGAAACGCACGACATCGCCCGGCGAAAGCCGCTTCGCGTTTTTGACGAAGGCGCGCCAGCGCGCGCCATCGACGCGCTTATGCAAGGTAGCGGAGATTCTCGCCCCCGGCCCTTCGGGCACGAGGCGGTGGCCGAACAGCTGCGCCGGGATGACGCGCGTGTTGTTGAAGACTATGGCGTCGCCGGCCCGCAGGAGGCTCGGCAAATCGCCGACGCTTCGGTCCGCCAACTCCGTCGATGCGCCGGGCGTGACCTCGAGCAGCCGCGCACTATCGCGCGGGGACGCCGGCCGGAGCGCGATACGCTCCGGCGGCAGGTCGAAGTCGAAGAGATCGGTGCGCATAAGACGCAGCCCACACGCACCAAATGCCGATCAGGCGTCCGCCATGCGGGCCTTAATGATCTTGTCCGGGTTTTGCACCGGCTCGCCGCGCTTGATCTTGTCGACATTCTCCATGCCGGACGTGACCTTGCCCCACACGGTGTATTGCTTGTCGAGGAAGCTCGCGTCATCGAAGCAGATGAAGAACTGGCTGTTCGCCGAATCCGGGTTCTGCGAGCGAGCCATCGAGGTCGTCCCACGCACATGCGGCTCCGCGTTGAACTCGGCCTTGATGTTCGGATACTTCGAGCCGCCCATGCCGGTGCCGTTCGGGCAGCCGGTCTGTGCCATGAAGCCGTCGATCACGCGGTGGAACACGATGCCGTCGTAGAAGCCTTCGCCGACCAGCTTCTTAATGTGAGCGACATGGCCCGGTGCGAGGTCGGGACGCATTTCGATCGTCACGTCGCCCTTGGTGGTTTCGAGGATCAGTGTGTTCTCGCTCATAGGTCGTCCTTCAAATCTTCTGTGTGTTTCGTTCGTCGATGTAGCGAAATAGGAAAATTCGCCCCGCGTTCGCGCCACCCATGCCGGGCGTAAAGCGCAACGGGGCGCAACCCGCAAGCCCCTCGATCACGCTTTCCCGATACGCCTTACGGACCTCGGGCGAAGCCCACGCAGAGTAGTAGGTAAAACGCGGCTCGCCGAAAATCGTGCCATCCGCGCGGAAACTGAGCCGGACCGTCAGTTCCATTCCGGGCCGGAACAGTTGGCCGCTTGGTGGCTGCCAGCAGCCGCTGAGTTCTCGAAACATCTCCCGGAGAGTGTTGATCGGCAATCCGCTCCGCCGGTCGCCCGGCCGGATAGTCGGCAAGCAGCGCTGTCCCGGCGCAACCTGAGCGCAGCTATCACCGGGCGGATTTGCGTCCTGTGGTTGCGCAACGAGAGGCAGCGGGACGGCCGCCAGAATGACGATGAACAATGCGAGGGTCGATCCCCGCGTCACCGCCCGTCGCTCTGCACCGTCATTTTGGTGATCCGGTCGGGGTCACGCACAGGTTCGCCTGGCTTGAGCTTGTCGGCGACATCCATGCCGCCGATCACCCGGCCGACCACCGTGTAGTCGTTGTTGAGGTGCGGCGCGTCCGCATAGACGATGTAAAACTGGCTGTTCGCCGAGTCCGGGTTCATCGAGCGCGCCATTCCGACGACACCGCGTGTGAAGCGCTCCTTCGAAAACTCGGCCTTCAGATTCGGATACTTCGAGCCGCCGGTGCCGTCACCGCGCGTGCCGTCGCCGGTCTGCGCCATGAAGCCCGGGATCACGCGGTGAAACGGCACGTTGTTGTAGTAGCCCTCGCGCGCCAGCATTTTCAGCCGCTCGGCATGCTTCGGCGCAAGATCGGTGCGCAGCGCGATCAGAATGCGGCCCTTCGTCGTCTCCAGCACGAGCGTGTTCTGCGGGTCAGCTTGCGGCGCTTGCTGCGCTTGCGCTTGCCCAACCGATACGCTCGCAGCCAATGCGAGCACTGCCATCCAACGGGTCATCAGCGTTTCCTACTTCTTGAAGCGAGCGACGAGTTTCTTCGCGACCAGCGGCGGAACGAAGGCCTCGATATCGCCGCCCATCGCGGCAATCTGCCGGACCAGCGTGGCGGTTATCGGGCGCACCGCGGGTGACGCCGGCAGGAACACGGTCTGCACCTTCGGCGCCATCGTGCCGTTCATCCCGGCCATCTGCATCTCGTAATCGAAGTCGGTGGCGTCGCGCAGACCGCGGATGAGCAGCGTTGCCTTTTCCTTCTTCGCCGCCATGATCACAAGACCCGCGAAGGTGATCGCGCGGATCGTGCAGCCGGCCGCTTTCGCGATCGGCTTGCAGGTCGCCTGCAGCAGCTCGAGCCGTTCGTCGGCCGTGAAGATCGGAGTCTTGCCGGGATGCACGCCGATCGCGAGCACCAGCTCGTCGGCGAGCTGCGCCGCCTGGCGCACGACATCGAGATGTCCGTTGGTCACGGGGTCGAAAGACCCGGCATAGAGCGCGATGCGTTTCATGAATTGCGTCTACCCCGGCCGCCGACGCGCGGCAAGTTTTGCGCTAAACCTTCGGCCCCGATTTGCGGCGAATAGCCTCGGCGACGATCTCCGCATTCGACTTCGCCTCGCGGCCATCCGGCAGCAGCTTTCCGTCCTCGAAACCGACCCGGGTCGAGTAGCCGCGCGACAGCGCAAGGTCGGCGAGCGGCCATTTGGTCACGTTGAGGCCATGCAGCAGAACCGGCTTCGCCTCCATCGTCGGCAAGATCGCATCGAAGCCTGCTAGGTCCTCATCGGCATTCGCCTGCTCTTGCGACATGATCTCGATCAGATAGCGCAGCGCACCGCTCTCGACGCCGATCTCCATCGCGCGCTTGGCATCCGCCGCGACCCACATGCCAACTTCGATCGGCACGTTGCGGTCGCGCAGAATACGGACGACGCCTTCGCAATCGCCCTCGTTCATGTTGACGGAGGCGTAGTCCGGCAAAACCTGGATCGATTGCAGGTAATCGCGGCGGCGGAAATCGTCTTTCTCGATCCAGTGGCCGGTGCTGATGCCGACCAGCGTGCCGGGGCAGACCTTACGGACACCCGCAATCGTCGCATCCACCACATCGGGCTTCAACGTCTCGCGTCCGTCCGCATCGCGGATATGGATGTGGAGTTCGTTGGCTCCGGCTTTCACGGCCGCTGCCGCGTCTGCGATGATTTCATCCGGCGTGGTCGGGACGGCCGCGTTGAAGTCCTTCATGCGGCCGCCGTTGAGACACGCCTGGATGATCATTTCGCCGTCCCCTCGCCCTCGCCGGCTTCACCGATCTCTTCGCCGGCCTCGCCAACCTCGGAGATATGCTCCACCGAAACCACGTTCTCGTCGTCCGCCGTGTTGAACACAATGACGCCCTGCGTCGACCGGCCCGCGATGCGGATGCCGTTGATCGGGCAGCGGATGAGTTGCCCGCCGTCCGTCACCAGCATGATCTGATCGCTCTCCTCGACCGGGAACGACGCCACCAGCGGCCCGTTGCGCGGGTTCACCACCATCGCCGTGATGCCTTTGCCGCCGCGTCCCGTCGTCCGATATTCGTACGACGACGTACGCTTGCCGTAGCCGTTGACCGACACCGTGAGCACGAACTGCTCGGCCGCCGACAATTCGACGTAACGCTGTTCGCCAAGCTCAATCGCACGTGTCGCCTCTTCGCCGGCTTCGGGCGTCGTGTCGTCCTCGCCGCCGCGGCGCACTGCGCTGGCGCGCTTGAGATAGGCCGCGCGCTCGTCGGCGCTGACTTCGAGATGGCCGAGGATCGAGAGCGAGATCACCTTGTCGCCCTCAGCGAGCGAAACGCCGCGCACGCCCATCGACGTACGGCCTTGGAACACGCGCACTTCCGGCACCGCAAAGCGAATGCACTGACCCTGCGCGGTGGTCAGCAGCACGTCGTCATTCTCGGTGCACGTCTCGACGCCGACGATGCCTTCCCCATCATCGAGCTTCATCGCGATGATGCCGGAGCGGCGAACGTCGGCGAAGTCCGACAACTTGTTGCGGCGAACCGTGCCGCGCGTCGTCGCGAACATGACGTCGAGGTTCGCCCACGTGGACTCGTCCTCCGGCAACGGCATGATCGTCGTAATGCGCTCGTCTTGCTCGAGCGGCAAAATGTTGATCATCGCCTTGCCGCGCGCTTGTGGAGCGGCCAGCGGTAGACGCCAGACCTTCTGTTTGTAGACGCGGCCGAGCGACGAGAAGAACAGCACGGGCGTATGCGTCGACGCCACGAACACGCGGGTGACGAAATCCTCGTTGCGCGTGTCCATCGCGCTGCGGCCTTTGCCGCCGCGACGCTGCGCACGGTAGGTCGATTTTGGCACGCGCTTGACGTATCCGAGATGCGACACCGTCACGACCATGTCTTCGCGGTCGATCAGGTCTTCGTCTTCGATTTCGCCTTCCTGATCGAGGATGACGGTCCGCCGCGGCGTTGCGTAGTCGTTCTTGATCGAGGTCAGCTCGCTGCGCACGATGTCCTGAATGCGCACACGCGAACGCAGAATATCGAGATAGTCGGTAATCTCCGCCGCGAGCTTGTCGAGCTCCTCGGCAATTTCGTCACGACCGAGCGCGGTCAGGCGCTGCAGACGCAGATCGAGGATCGCGCGTGCCTGCTGCTCGGAAAGCCGATACGTTGCGGTTTCGCTGATGCGGTGGCGCGGATCGTCGATCAGCGTCAGCAAATCGCGGACGCTCTCGGCCGGCCAATCGCGGCCCATCAACGCTTCGCGCGCCGAATTCGGATCCGGTGCTGCCCGGATCATGCGGATAACTTCGTCGATATTGGCGACCGCGATCGCTAGGCCGACCAACACATGCGCGCGGTCGCGCGCCTTGTTGAGCAGGAACTTCGTACGCCGCGATACGACCTCTTCGCGGAACGCCACGAAGGCGCGCAGCATATCCTTCAGATTCAGTGTCAGCGGACGGCCGCCGTCGAGCGCGACCACGTTGGCGCCGAAGCTCGTCTGCAGTGCCGTGAAGCGATAAAGCTGATTCAGCACCACGTCCGGCATCGCATCGCGCTTGAGTTCGATCACAACGCGGTAGCCGTCACGATCGGACTCGTCGCGCAGCGCCGAGATGCCTTCGATCTTCTTCTCGCGCACCAGTTCGCCGATGCGCTCGACCATCGTGGCCTTATTCACCTGATACGGGATCTCGGAGATCACGATTGCTTCGCGGTCGCCGCGCAGCGTTTCGAAATCGACCTTGCCGCGCATCATGATCGAGCCGCGGCCGAGATGATAAGCCGCGCGAATGCCGGCGCGTCCCAGGATGATGCCGCCGGTCGGGAAGTCCGGACCCGGGATGATGTTCATCAGATCGTCGATGCCGAGCTCTGGATTATCCAGAAGCGCCAGACACCCGTCGATCGCTTCGCCGAGATTGTGCGGCGGGATATTCGTCGCCATGCCGACCGCGATGCCGCCGGCGCCATTGACGAGCAGGTTCGGGAATTTCGCCGGCAGAACCACCGGCTCCTTGAACTCGTTCGAATAGTTATCCTGAAAGTTGACCGTGTCCTTGTCGAGATCGTCGAGCAGATTCTGCGCGACCTTCTCGAGACGCACCTCGGTATAACGTTCGGCGGCCGGCGGGTCGCCGTCGATAGAGCCGAAGTTGCCCTGACCGTCGATCAAAGGCAGACGCATCGAAAAGTCTTGCGCCATGCGCACCATCGCGTCGTAAATCGCGAGGTTGCCGTGCGGGTGATACTTACCCATCACGTCGCCGGTGACGCGGGCCGATTTGACGTACTTCTTGTCGTGCGTGTGTCCGTTCTCGCTCATCGAGAAGAGGATGCGGCGATGCACCGGCTTGAGGCCGTCGCGCACGTCCGGAAGCGCGCGCGAAACGATCACGCTCATCGCGTAATCGAGGTACGAACGCTTTACTTCGTCGGTAATCGAGACCGGTTTGATATCGGTCGGGTCGGGCCGCTCGGACGAACCGTCCGGCGGGCTATTTTCATTGTCTGCCAAGCGCGAATCTCAAGGTCTGAATAGGTCGCCGTTTGTAGCAAATCGGCCCGGCGAAAGCCAATCGAAACGACTGTTTCTCAACGTCTTTTTCCGCCGATTTTTCAATAATTTACGGGAGAGCTTTGACTCTGCCGAAATGCCCTTCCGAACAACACCGAAAAGACCCGCCGACGTGACCCTGCTCCACCCCTTACGAACGCTCCAATTGCACAAGAAAGCGGCGCTCCTGGGCGAAATAGCGCCCGCGATCGCGTGAGACCTCCGAATTCCTCCCGATTACGCCCACAAGCCGCGTTGGCACCGAGGTTGCAACCACTACGCGCATCGTTTCCGGAGAAACTCTATGCGCCGCTTCCTTGCTGCTACTGCCCTTTTGGCCACGCTCGGCACCGCTCATGCCGAAGTCGTGGTCCGCTACGGGATATCGATGGCCGATATTCCTCAAACCACGGGCCAGCCGGATCGCGGCGCCGGGGCCTATCAGTTCACCGGCCACACCATCTACGACCCCCTGATCGCCTGGGAGATGGACGTCGCCGAGCGCCCCGGCAAACTCGTGCCGGGTCTCGCCACCGAATGGGCTGTCGACGACACCGACAAAACCAAGTGGCGGCTCAAGCTGCGCGAGGGCGTCAAATTCCACGACGGCTCGGCTTTCAATGCCGACGCAGTCGTCTGGAACTTCGACAAGGTGCTCGACGAAAAAGCCCCGCACTTCGACAAACGGCAAAGCGCGCAGGTCCGCACCCGCCTTCCCTCCGTGAAAAGCTGGCGCAAGATCGACGACATGACGGTCGAGATCACGACCAAAGAGATCGACTCGATCTTCCCATATCAGTTGCTCTGGTTCCTCGTCTCCAGCCCGACGCAATACGAAAAGCTCGGCAAGGATTGGGACAAGTTCGCCTATCAGCCGTCCGGCACCGGCCCGTTCAAGCTCGACAAGTTCGTCCCGCGTGAGCGCGCCGAACTCGTCAAGAACGGCGACTACTGGAACAAGAAGCGCATCCCCAAGGCAGATCGCATCATCCTGATCCCGATCTCCGAGGCGCTGAACCGCACCAACGCGCTCCTCGCCGGCTCCGTCGATCTCATCGAGACGCCGGCGCCCGACGCGGTGCCGCAGCTCAAGCGCGCCGGCATGAAGCTCGTCGAGAACGTCACGCCGCACGTTTGGAACTATCACCTCAGCGTGCTGCCCGGCTCGCCTTGGACCGATGTCCGCTTGCGCAAGGCGCTCAACCTCGCGATCGATCGTGACGGCGTCGTCGCGCTGATGAACGGCCTCGCCAAGCCCGCCAAGGGTCAGGTCGATCCGGCGAGCCCGTGGTTCGGCAAGCCGACCTTCGACATCAAGTACGATCCGAAGGCCGCCGAGAAGCTCGTCAACGAAGCCGGCTACTCGAAGCAGAAGCCGCTCAAGACCACCTTCGTCATCGCGACCGGCGGCACCGGTCAGATGCTCTCGCTGCCGATGAACGAATACATCCAGCAGAACCTCAAGGAGATCGGCATCGAGATCGATTTCAAGGTTGTCGAACTCGAGCAGCTCTACACGCACTGGCGCCGCGGCGCGAAGGACGAGATGAATGCTGGGCTGACGTCGAACAACATCGCGTATGTTACGTCCGATCCTCTCTACGCGATCATCCGCTTCTTCCATTCGGGACAAGCGGCGCCGGTCGGCGTTAACTGGGGCTTCTACGCGAACCCGAAAGTCGACGCCTTCATCGACGAAGCGAAGCGCACGTTCGATCCCGCAAAGCAGGACGAGCTGATGGCGAAAGCGCATGAACAGATCGTCGACGATGCCGCCCTCGTCTGGGTCGTGCACGACACCAACCCGCACGCGATGTCGCCGAAGGTGACGAAGTTCGTGCAGGCGCAACACTGGTTCCAGGACCTGACGACAATCGGCATGGATTGATCGCGTATCGATCGCGTACCTGCTGAGCGAACGGCGGCGTTGCATGCGCCGCCGTTTTGCTTTTGACATCGCGCATGAGTGAACGCATTCCGCCCGGGCGCCGCAGCGATTATCGCGCCTTCCAGACCATCACGACGCGATGGATGGACAATGACACCTACGGCCACGTCAACAACGCGGTCTACTTCTCCTACTTCGATACATCCGTCACGGCGTATCTGATCGCCAGCGGCTTCCTGAAACCGACCGACGGCAAAGTCGTCGGCCTCGTCGTCGAAACCGGCTGCCGCTATTTCGCATCGCTGTCGTTTCCAGACATCATCACGGGTGGGGTCCGCGTCGCCAAGCGCGGCACATCAAGCATACGCTACGAAGTCGGCCTCTTCCGCAACGACGAAGACACCGCATCCGCCGAAGGCCATTTCGTCCACGTCTACGTCGATCGCGCGACCAACCGCCCCGTGCCGTTGCCGCCCGACCTCGTCAACGCACTCGAACCGCTCCTCGTCTGATCATGGAACCGCACCGCCTCTCCGCGACCGAAGCCGCACTTTTGATTGCCGAGCAAAAGCTCACATCCGAGGCGCTGACCGCGTCGTGTCTCGAACGCATCGAGGCGCGCAACGCTGACGTCAAAGCCGTCGTTGCGTTCGATCGCGACAAAGCGCTCAGCGAGGCACGTAAGCGCGATCAAGCACCCGGCGGAATCCTCAACGGCATTCCGTTTCTCGCGAAAGACGTCATCGACACCGCCGACTACCCGACCGCTTACGGCTCGCCGATTTACACAAACCATCGGCCCGTCGCCGACGCATCGGTGATCGCGCAGATGCGCGAACGCGGCAGCGTATTGCTCGGCAAAGCCGCAACCGCCGAATTCGCGACGCGCCATCCGGCCGAGGCACGCAATCCGCTTCGTCTCACGCACACGCCGGGCGGTTCCTCCAGCGGCTCGGCGGCCGCCGTCGCCGACTTCATGGCGCCCTACGCGTTCGGCACGCAGACAACAGGCTCGATCATTCGCCCAGCGTCCTATTGCGGCATCGTCGGCTACAAGCCGAGCTTCGGCACTTTCAGCGTCGGCGGCGTGCGGCCCGTCAGTCCGGCGCAAGACACCGTCGGCCTGCTCGTGCGCTCGGTCTCCGATGCAGCGCTCGTCACTTTCGGCATCGCGGATCTCGCCGGCCGCGCGGAGAAACAGCCGATGCCGCGTTTCGCGGTCTGCCGCTCATCGCAGTGGGACCACGCGCACAAGGATTTGCGCGCCGACATCGAGGCGCTCGCCGGCAAACTCGGCAATCGCCGCGCGCCCGACGTGACGCTCGATGCGGACTTCGAACAG contains:
- a CDS encoding cold-shock protein encodes the protein MATGKVKWFNPTKGYGFIQPSDGSRDVFVHISAVERAGLSSLNEGQTVEFELVANRGKQAAENLKVK
- a CDS encoding TMEM43 family protein, producing the protein MSDARDETFSDISNSYSENSGDSFTETTTKSWFERIKEAIVGIGIGFVLLALGIGGLFWNEGRAVQTARSLAEGGSAVVSVESNRVDPSNDGKLIHVTGPVKTTAPLADPEFGVSVMGLRLIRHVEMYQWKEEKREEKRKNLGGSEETVTTYSYKRDWDNRPVDSSRFRQADGHRNPEMRHKERDIVATDATVGAFKAGDQVLRQISASDALVLDGQLVTDVRARLKELGSVTAERIYLGADPSNPRVGDMRVTYTIARPSDISVVGQQSGGGFTSYQAKAGDRLLMATAGQKSAAEMFKAAEQLNTLITWLVRTLGTLGLLIGFMLILRPLAVLGDVVPFIGSIIGAGTGLVALLLTAIVAPIVIAFAWFFYRPLTAIIVLIVGAGVAYGIKVLASRRAASRSAPAAMPAPSAA
- the tgt gene encoding tRNA guanosine(34) transglycosylase Tgt, which produces MSAAPMKIYKLNATDGAARTGEVATPHGIIRTPAFMPVGTQATVKGMHPEAVRETGADVVLGNTYHLMLRPGAERVAALGGLHKFMNWPHVILTDSGGFQVMSLSAMRKIDENAVTFRSHIDGSTHVLTPERAIEIQTLLGSDIVMQLDECVRLPAERAEVEKAMRLSLRWAERCQRAFAPVRDGRSLFAIVQGGDDVALREESARELNAMDFPGYAIGGLAVGEPQEVMLRMLEVVAPLLPADKPRYLMGVGTPDDLLKAVARGIDMFDCVMPTRNGRHGLAFSRFGPINLKNARHADDPRPFDEESPCAAARTYSRAYLHHLTKTNEMLGAILLTTINIAYYQELMAGARAAIAAKAFASFADGVAAGWAAGDLPTR
- the queA gene encoding tRNA preQ1(34) S-adenosylmethionine ribosyltransferase-isomerase QueA; this encodes MRTDLFDFDLPPERIALRPASPRDSARLLEVTPGASTELADRSVGDLPSLLRAGDAIVFNNTRVIPAQLFGHRLVPEGPGARISATLHKRVDGARWRAFVKNAKRLSPGDVVRFGDEGRVCFLGSLDATVEAKGDNGEVTFAFQFHGAVLDQAIAERGAMPLPPYIASKRPADERDRDDYQTMFAREEGSVAAPTAALHFTPALVERLRDAGVSVHFVTLHVGAGTFLPVKADDIEDHAMHAEFGTVSAEVAEALNAVKARGGRVLAVGSTALRLLESAASEDGTLAPFAGDTAIFITPGYRFRVADLMLTNFHLPRSTLFMLVAAFSGLDVMQRAYAHAIKDGYRFYSYGDACLLHR
- a CDS encoding peptidylprolyl isomerase, translated to MSENTLILETTKGDVTIEMRPDLAPGHVAHIKKLVGEGFYDGIVFHRVIDGFMAQTGCPNGTGMGGSKYPNIKAEFNAEPHVRGTTSMARSQNPDSANSQFFICFDDASFLDKQYTVWGKVTSGMENVDKIKRGEPVQNPDKIIKARMADA
- a CDS encoding peptidylprolyl isomerase, with amino-acid sequence MTRWMAVLALAASVSVGQAQAQQAPQADPQNTLVLETTKGRILIALRTDLAPKHAERLKMLAREGYYNNVPFHRVIPGFMAQTGDGTRGDGTGGSKYPNLKAEFSKERFTRGVVGMARSMNPDSANSQFYIVYADAPHLNNDYTVVGRVIGGMDVADKLKPGEPVRDPDRITKMTVQSDGR
- the coaD gene encoding pantetheine-phosphate adenylyltransferase; the encoded protein is MKRIALYAGSFDPVTNGHLDVVRQAAQLADELVLAIGVHPGKTPIFTADERLELLQATCKPIAKAAGCTIRAITFAGLVIMAAKKEKATLLIRGLRDATDFDYEMQMAGMNGTMAPKVQTVFLPASPAVRPITATLVRQIAAMGGDIEAFVPPLVAKKLVARFKK